A stretch of Helicobacter pylori DNA encodes these proteins:
- the cagX gene encoding type IV secretion system apparatus protein CagX, whose protein sequence is MGQAFFKKIVGCFCLGYLFLSSAIEAAALDIKNFNRGRVKVVNKKIAYLGDEKPITIWTSLDNVTVIQLEKDETISYITTGFNKGWSIVPNSNHIFIQPKSVKSNLMFEKEAVNFALMTRDYQEFLKTKKLIVDAPDPKELEEQKKALEKEKEAKEQAQKAQKDKREKRKEERAKNRANLENLTNAMSNPQNLSNNKNLSELIKQQRENELDQMERLEDMQEQAQANALKQIEELNKKQAEETIKQRAKDKISIKTDKSQKSPEDNSIELSPSDSAWRTNLVVRTNKALYQFILRIAQKDNFASAYLTVKLEYPQRHEVSSVIEEELKKREEAKRQRELIKQENLNTTAYINRVMMASNEQIINKEKIREEKQKIILDQAKALETQYVHNALKRNPVPRNYNYYQAPEKRSKHIMPSEIFDDGTFTYFGFKNITLQPAIFVVQPDGKLSMTDAAIDPNMTNSGLRWYRVNEIAEKFKLIKDKALVTVINKGYGKNPLTKNYNIKNYGELERVIKKLPLVRDK, encoded by the coding sequence ATGGGGCAGGCATTTTTTAAAAAAATTGTTGGCTGTTTCTGTCTTGGTTATTTATTTTTATCTAGTGCAATAGAAGCAGCAGCACTTGACATTAAGAATTTTAATCGTGGTAGGGTGAAAGTGGTGAATAAGAAGATTGCTTATTTGGGAGATGAAAAACCTATTACGATTTGGACTTCATTAGACAATGTTACTGTGATCCAACTTGAAAAAGATGAAACTATTTCTTACATCACAACAGGTTTCAATAAAGGTTGGAGTATTGTGCCTAATTCCAATCATATATTCATTCAACCTAAATCGGTAAAAAGTAATCTCATGTTTGAAAAAGAAGCAGTGAATTTTGCCCTAATGACAAGAGATTACCAAGAATTTTTAAAAACAAAAAAACTTATCGTAGATGCGCCTGACCCTAAAGAATTAGAAGAACAAAAAAAAGCTCTAGAAAAAGAAAAAGAAGCTAAAGAACAGGCGCAAAAAGCGCAAAAAGATAAAAGAGAAAAAAGAAAGGAGGAGCGTGCAAAAAATAGAGCCAATTTAGAAAATCTCACTAACGCTATGAGTAACCCACAAAATTTGAGCAATAACAAAAATCTTAGCGAATTGATCAAGCAACAGAGAGAAAATGAATTAGACCAAATGGAACGACTAGAGGACATGCAAGAACAGGCTCAAGCTAATGCGCTCAAACAAATTGAAGAACTCAACAAGAAACAAGCTGAAGAGACAATCAAGCAAAGAGCCAAAGATAAAATCAGTATTAAGACAGATAAGTCTCAAAAAAGCCCTGAGGATAACTCCATAGAATTATCTCCTAGCGATAGCGCTTGGAGAACCAATCTTGTTGTGCGGACCAATAAAGCCTTGTATCAATTCATTTTGAGGATAGCTCAAAAAGACAATTTTGCTTCGGCGTATCTAACAGTCAAATTAGAATACCCACAAAGACACGAAGTCTCTAGCGTTATTGAAGAGGAATTAAAAAAGAGAGAAGAAGCAAAGAGGCAGAGAGAATTGATCAAGCAAGAAAATCTCAACACCACAGCCTACATCAATAGAGTAATGATGGCGAGCAATGAACAGATTATCAACAAAGAAAAAATAAGAGAAGAAAAACAAAAAATTATACTAGATCAAGCAAAGGCGCTAGAGACCCAATATGTGCATAATGCGTTAAAAAGAAACCCTGTGCCTAGAAACTACAATTACTACCAAGCACCTGAAAAACGCTCTAAACATATTATGCCCTCTGAAATTTTTGATGATGGCACATTCACTTATTTTGGTTTCAAAAACATCACTCTCCAACCTGCTATTTTTGTGGTTCAACCTGATGGGAAATTGAGCATGACTGATGCCGCCATTGATCCTAACATGACTAATTCAGGATTGAGGTGGTATAGAGTTAATGAAATTGCAGAGAAGTTTAAGCTCATTAAAGACAAAGCCCTTGTAACAGTGATCAATAAAGGCTATGGGAAAAATCCATTGACAAAAAATTACAATATCAAAAATTATGGTGAATTGGAGCGTGTGATTAAAAAGCTCCCTCTTGTCAGAGATAAATAA
- a CDS encoding CagY family CD-EC repeat-containing protein, with the protein MNEENDKLETSKKAQQDSPQDLSNEEATEANHFEDLLKEESSDNHLDNPTETKTQETKTHFDEDKLEETQTQIDSGGNETSESSNGSLADKLFKKARKLVDDKRPFTQQKSLDEEAQKLNEEDDQENNEYQENNEYQEETQTDLIDDETSKKAQQDSPQDLSNEEATEANHFEDSLKEESSDNHLDNSAETKTQETKTHFDEDKLEEITDDSNDQEIIKGSKKKYIIGGIVVAVLIVIILFSRSIFHYFIPLEDKSSRFSKDRNLYVNDEIQIRQEYNRLLKERNEKGNMIDKNLFFNDDPNRTLYNYLNIAEIEDKNPLRAFYECISNGGNYEECLKLIKDKKLQDQMKKTLEAYNDCIKNAKTEEERIKCLDLIKDENLKKSLLNQQKVQVALDCLKNAKTDEERKECLKLINDPEIREKFRKELELQKELQEYKDCIKNAKTEAEKNECLKGLSKEAIERLKQQALDCLKNAKTDEERNECLKNIPQDLQKELLADMSVKAYKDCVSKARNEKEKQECEKLLTPEAKKKLEQQVLDCLKNAKTDEERKKCLKDLPKDLQSDILAKESLKAYKDCTSQAKTEDEKKECEKLLTPEAKKLLEEEAKESVKAYLDCVSQAKTEDEKKECEKLLTPEAKKKLEEAKKSVKAYLDCVSQAKTEDEKKECEKLLTPEAKKLLEQQALDCLKNAKTEAEKKRCVKDLPKDLQKKVLAKESVRVYLDCVSRAKNEAERKECEKLLTPEARKLLEEAKKSVKAYKDCVSRARNEKEKKECEKLLTPEARKLLEKQALDCLKNAKTEADKKRCVKDLPKDLQKKVLAKESVKAYLDCVSQAKTEDEKRECEKLLTPEARKLLEEAKESVKAYKDCVSRARNEKEKQECEKLLTPEARKLLEQEVKESVKAYKDCVSRARNEKEKKECEKLLTPEARKLLENQALDCLKNAKTEAEKKRCVKDLPKDLQKKVLAKESVKAYLDCVSRARNEKEKQECEKLLTPEAKKLLEEAKESLKAYKDCLSQARNETERRACEKLLTPEARKLLEQEVKKSVKAYLDCVSRARNEKEKQECEKLLTPEARKFLEKQALDCLEKARNEEERKACFKNLPKDLQKNVLAKESLKAYKDCLSQARNEEERRACEKLLTPEARKLLEQEVKNSVKAYLDCVSRARNEKEKQECEKLLTPEARKFLAKELQQKDKAIKDCLKNADPNDRAAIMKCLDGLSDEEKLKYLQEAREKAVADCLAMAKTDEEKRKCQNLYSDLIQEIQNKKAQNKQNQLSKTERLHQASECLDNLDDPTDQEAIEQCLEGLSDSERALILGIKRQADEVDRIYSDLRSRKTFDNMAAKGYPLLPMDFKNGGDIATINATNVDADKIASDNPIYASIEPDITKQYETEKTIKDKNLEAKLAKALGGDKKDDDKEKSKKPTAETKAESNKIDKDVAETAKNISEIALKNKKEKSGDFVDENGNPIDDKKKEEKQDETSPVKQAFIGKSDPTFVLAQYTPIEITLTSKVDATLTGIVSGVVAKDVWNMNGTMILLDKGTKVYGNYQSVKGGTPIMTRLMIVFTKAITPDGVIIPLANAQAAGMLGEAGVDGYVNNHFMKRIGFAVIASVVNSFLQTAPIIALDKLIGLGKGRSERTPEFNYALGQAINGSMQSSAQMSNQILGQLMNIPPSFYKNEGDSIKILTMDDIDFSGVYDVKITNKSVVDEIIKQSTKTLSREHEEITTSPKGGN; encoded by the coding sequence ATGAATGAAGAAAACGATAAACTTGAAACTTCTAAAAAAGCCCAACAAGATTCACCCCAAGATCTATCTAATGAAGAAGCAACAGAAGCCAATCATTTTGAAGATCTTTTAAAAGAAGAAAGCTCAGACAATCATCTTGACAACCCCACAGAAACTAAAACCCAAGAAACTAAAACCCATTTTGATGAAGACAAGCTAGAAGAAACCCAAACTCAAATAGATTCTGGAGGTAATGAAACTTCAGAATCTAGCAATGGCAGTCTGGCAGACAAGTTATTCAAGAAAGCCAGAAAATTAGTTGATGATAAAAGACCTTTCACTCAGCAAAAGAGTTTAGATGAAGAAGCCCAAAAACTGAACGAAGAAGACGATCAAGAAAATAATGAGTATCAAGAAAATAATGAGTATCAAGAAGAAACTCAAACGGACTTAATTGATGATGAAACTTCTAAAAAAGCCCAACAAGATTCACCCCAAGATCTATCTAATGAAGAAGCAACAGAAGCCAATCATTTTGAAGATTCTTTAAAAGAAGAAAGCTCAGACAATCATCTTGACAATTCCGCAGAAACTAAAACCCAAGAAACTAAAACCCATTTTGATGAAGACAAGCTAGAAGAAATAACTGACGACTCTAACGATCAAGAGATTATCAAAGGAAGCAAAAAGAAATACATTATTGGTGGCATTGTAGTCGCTGTTCTTATCGTGATTATTTTATTTTCTAGAAGCATTTTTCACTACTTTATACCTTTGGAAGATAAAAGCTCTCGTTTTAGCAAAGACAGGAATCTTTATGTTAATGATGAAATCCAAATAAGGCAAGAGTATAACCGATTGCTAAAAGAACGGAATGAAAAAGGCAATATGATCGATAAGAATCTTTTCTTCAATGACGATCCCAATAGAACCTTATACAACTATTTGAATATTGCAGAAATTGAGGACAAAAACCCATTGAGAGCCTTTTATGAGTGTATTAGTAATGGTGGCAACTATGAAGAATGTTTGAAGCTTATCAAAGACAAAAAACTTCAAGATCAAATGAAAAAGACTCTAGAGGCTTATAACGACTGCATCAAAAACGCCAAAACTGAAGAAGAAAGGATTAAGTGTTTAGATTTAATCAAAGATGAAAACCTGAAAAAAAGCTTACTGAACCAACAAAAAGTTCAAGTGGCTCTAGATTGTTTGAAAAACGCTAAAACCGATGAAGAACGGAAAGAGTGCCTAAAACTCATAAATGACCCTGAGATTAGAGAGAAATTCCGTAAGGAATTAGAGCTTCAAAAAGAGCTTCAAGAGTATAAGGATTGTATCAAAAACGCCAAAACAGAGGCTGAGAAAAACGAATGCTTGAAAGGCTTGTCTAAAGAAGCTATAGAAAGATTGAAACAGCAAGCGCTAGATTGTTTGAAAAACGCTAAAACCGATGAAGAACGAAACGAGTGCTTGAAAAATATTCCCCAAGACTTGCAAAAAGAACTACTAGCTGATATGAGCGTCAAGGCTTACAAGGACTGCGTTTCAAAAGCTAGGAATGAAAAAGAGAAACAAGAATGCGAGAAATTACTCACGCCCGAAGCGAAAAAAAAGTTAGAACAACAGGTTCTAGATTGTCTGAAAAACGCTAAAACCGATGAAGAACGAAAAAAGTGTTTGAAAGATCTCCCTAAAGACTTACAAAGCGATATTTTAGCTAAAGAGAGTCTGAAAGCTTATAAAGACTGCACATCTCAAGCCAAAACTGAAGATGAGAAAAAAGAGTGTGAGAAATTACTCACCCCTGAAGCGAAAAAACTTTTAGAAGAAGAAGCCAAAGAGAGCGTTAAGGCTTATTTGGATTGTGTATCTCAAGCCAAAACTGAAGATGAGAAAAAAGAGTGTGAGAAATTACTCACCCCTGAAGCGAAAAAAAAGTTAGAAGAAGCTAAAAAAAGCGTTAAGGCTTATTTGGATTGCGTATCTCAAGCCAAAACTGAAGATGAGAAAAAAGAATGCGAGAAATTACTCACCCCTGAAGCGAAAAAACTTTTAGAGCAACAAGCGCTAGATTGTTTGAAAAACGCTAAAACCGAAGCTGAGAAAAAAAGGTGTGTCAAAGATCTCCCTAAAGACTTGCAGAAAAAGGTTTTAGCCAAAGAGAGCGTTAGGGTTTATTTGGATTGCGTATCAAGAGCCAAAAACGAAGCTGAAAGAAAAGAATGCGAGAAATTACTCACCCCTGAAGCGAGAAAGCTATTAGAAGAAGCTAAAAAAAGCGTTAAAGCTTATAAAGACTGCGTATCAAGAGCCAGGAATGAAAAAGAGAAAAAAGAATGCGAGAAATTACTCACCCCTGAAGCGAGAAAACTTTTAGAGAAGCAAGCACTAGATTGTTTGAAAAACGCTAAAACCGAAGCTGATAAAAAAAGGTGTGTCAAAGATCTCCCTAAAGACTTGCAGAAAAAGGTTTTAGCCAAAGAGAGCGTTAAGGCTTATTTGGATTGCGTATCTCAAGCTAAAACTGAAGATGAGAAAAGAGAGTGTGAGAAATTACTCACCCCTGAAGCGAGAAAACTATTAGAAGAAGCTAAAGAGAGTGTTAAGGCTTATAAAGACTGCGTATCAAGAGCCAGGAATGAAAAAGAGAAACAAGAATGCGAGAAATTACTCACCCCTGAAGCGAGAAAACTATTAGAGCAAGAAGTTAAAGAGAGTGTTAAGGCTTATAAAGACTGCGTATCAAGAGCCAGGAATGAAAAAGAGAAAAAAGAGTGTGAGAAATTACTCACGCCTGAAGCAAGAAAACTTTTAGAGAATCAAGCGCTAGATTGTTTGAAAAACGCTAAAACCGAAGCTGAGAAAAAAAGGTGTGTCAAAGATCTCCCTAAAGACTTACAGAAAAAGGTTTTAGCCAAAGAGAGCGTCAAGGCTTATTTAGACTGCGTTTCAAGAGCTAGGAATGAAAAAGAGAAACAAGAATGCGAGAAATTACTCACGCCTGAAGCGAAAAAACTATTAGAAGAAGCTAAAGAGAGCCTTAAAGCTTATAAGGACTGCCTCTCTCAAGCTAGAAATGAAACTGAAAGGAGAGCTTGCGAGAAATTACTCACGCCTGAAGCGAGGAAACTCTTAGAGCAAGAAGTTAAAAAGAGCGTTAAGGCTTATTTGGATTGCGTTTCAAGAGCTAGGAATGAAAAAGAGAAACAAGAATGCGAGAAATTACTCACGCCTGAAGCTAGGAAATTTTTAGAGAAGCAAGCGCTAGATTGTTTGGAAAAAGCTAGAAATGAAGAAGAAAGAAAAGCATGTTTTAAAAATCTTCCTAAAGACTTACAGAAAAATGTTTTAGCTAAAGAGAGCCTTAAAGCTTATAAGGACTGTCTCTCTCAAGCTAGAAATGAAGAAGAAAGGAGAGCTTGCGAGAAATTACTCACCCCTGAAGCGAGGAAACTCTTAGAGCAAGAAGTTAAGAATAGCGTTAAGGCTTATTTGGACTGCGTATCAAGAGCTAGGAATGAAAAAGAAAAACAGGAATGCGAGAAATTGCTCACCCCTGAAGCGAGGAAATTTTTAGCGAAAGAACTCCAACAAAAAGATAAAGCGATAAAAGATTGCTTGAAGAACGCCGATCCTAACGACAGAGCGGCTATTATGAAGTGTTTGGATGGTTTGAGCGATGAAGAGAAGCTCAAATACCTGCAAGAAGCTAGAGAAAAGGCTGTTGCGGATTGTTTGGCTATGGCTAAAACCGATGAAGAAAAAAGGAAATGCCAAAACCTTTATAGCGATTTGATCCAAGAAATCCAAAATAAAAAGGCACAGAACAAACAAAATCAATTGAGTAAAACAGAAAGGTTGCATCAAGCAAGCGAGTGTTTGGATAACTTAGATGACCCTACTGATCAAGAAGCCATAGAGCAATGTTTAGAGGGATTGAGCGATAGCGAAAGGGCGCTAATTCTAGGAATCAAACGACAAGCTGATGAAGTGGATCGGATTTATAGCGATCTAAGAAGCCGCAAAACCTTTGATAACATGGCGGCTAAAGGTTATCCATTGTTGCCAATGGATTTTAAAAATGGTGGCGATATTGCCACTATTAACGCCACTAATGTTGATGCGGACAAAATAGCTAGCGATAATCCTATTTATGCTTCCATAGAGCCTGATATTACTAAGCAATACGAAACAGAGAAAACCATTAAGGATAAGAATTTAGAAGCTAAATTAGCTAAGGCTTTAGGTGGCGATAAAAAAGATGATGATAAAGAAAAAAGTAAAAAACCCACAGCAGAAACTAAAGCAGAAAGCAATAAGATAGACAAAGATGTCGCAGAAACCGCTAAAAATATCAGCGAAATCGCTCTTAAGAACAAAAAAGAAAAGAGTGGGGATTTCGTAGATGAAAATGGTAATCCCATTGATGATAAAAAGAAAGAAGAAAAACAAGATGAAACAAGCCCTGTCAAACAGGCCTTTATAGGCAAGAGTGATCCCACATTTGTTTTAGCGCAATACACCCCCATTGAAATCACTCTGACTTCTAAAGTAGATGCCACCCTCACGGGTATAGTGAGTGGGGTTGTAGCCAAAGATGTATGGAACATGAACGGCACTATGATCTTATTAGACAAAGGCACTAAGGTGTATGGGAATTATCAAAGCGTGAAAGGTGGCACGCCTATTATGACTCGTTTAATGATAGTCTTTACTAAAGCCATTACGCCTGATGGGGTGATAATACCTCTAGCAAACGCTCAAGCAGCAGGCATGCTGGGTGAAGCAGGGGTAGATGGCTATGTGAATAATCACTTCATGAAGCGTATAGGCTTTGCTGTGATAGCAAGCGTGGTTAATAGCTTCTTGCAAACCGCGCCTATCATAGCTTTAGATAAACTCATAGGCCTTGGCAAAGGTAGAAGTGAAAGGACACCTGAATTTAATTACGCTTTGGGTCAAGCTATCAATGGCAGTATGCAAAGTTCAGCTCAGATGTCTAATCAAATTCTAGGGCAACTGATGAATATCCCCCCAAGTTTTTACAAAAATGAGGGCGATAGTATTAAGATTCTCACAATGGACGATATTGATTTTAGCGGCGTGTATGATGTTAAAATTACCAACAAATCTGTGGTAGATGAAATTATCAAACAAAGCACCAAAACTTTGTCTAGAGAACATGAAGAAATCACCACAAGCCCCAAAGGTGGCAATTGA
- the cagZ gene encoding cag pathogenicity island translocation protein CagZ, with amino-acid sequence MELGFNETERQKILDSNSSLMRNANEVRDKFIQNYATSLKDSNDPQDFLRRVQELRINMQKNFISFDTYYNYLNNLVLASYNRCKQEKTFAESTIKNELTLGEFVAEISDNFNNFMCDEVARISDLVASYLPREYLPPFIDGNMMGVAFQILGIDDFGKKLNEIVQDIGTKYIILSKNKTYLTSLERAKLITQLKLNLE; translated from the coding sequence ATGGAACTCGGTTTCAATGAAACAGAAAGACAAAAGATCTTAGATAGCAACAGTTCTCTTATGAGAAATGCGAATGAAGTAAGGGATAAGTTTATTCAAAATTACGCCACTTCTTTAAAAGATAGCAACGATCCACAAGATTTTTTGAGAAGGGTTCAAGAGTTAAGAATCAATATGCAAAAGAATTTTATTAGTTTTGATACTTATTACAACTATTTGAACAACCTTGTGTTAGCCAGTTACAATCGTTGCAAACAAGAAAAGACTTTTGCAGAAAGCACGATCAAAAATGAACTAACGCTTGGAGAGTTTGTTGCAGAAATTTCTGACAACTTCAATAATTTCATGTGTGATGAAGTGGCAAGAATTTCAGACCTAGTGGCTTCTTATCTGCCAAGAGAGTATTTACCGCCATTCATAGATGGCAATATGATGGGCGTGGCGTTTCAGATTCTAGGGATAGATGATTTTGGGAAAAAGCTCAATGAGATTGTCCAAGATATAGGGACTAAATATATCATTTTGAGCAAAAATAAGACTTATCTCACTTCTTTAGAAAGAGCTAAATTGATAACCCAATTAAAATTAAATTTGGAATAA
- the virB11 gene encoding cag pathogenicity island type IV secretion system ATPase VirB11, with translation MTEDRLSAEDKKFLEVERALKEAALNPLRHATEELFGDFLKMENITEICYNGDKVVWVLKNNGEWQPFDVRNKKAFSLSRLMHFARCCASFKKKTIDNYENPILSSNLANGERVQIVLSPVTVNDETISISIRIPSKTTYPHSFFEEQGFYNLLDNKEQAISAIKDGIAIGKNVIVCGGTGSGKTTYIKSIMEFIPKEERIISIEDTEEIVFKHHKNYTQLFFGGNITSADCLKSCLRMRPDRIILGELRSSEAYDFYNVLCSGHKGTLTTLHAGSSEEAFIRLANMSSSNSAARNIKFESLIEGFKDLIDIIVHINHHKQCDEFYIKHR, from the coding sequence ATGACTGAAGACAGATTGAGTGCAGAAGATAAAAAATTTCTAGAAGTAGAAAGAGCTTTAAAAGAAGCGGCATTAAATCCTCTAAGGCATGCTACTGAAGAACTTTTTGGTGATTTTTTAAAAATGGAAAATATCACTGAGATTTGTTACAATGGGGACAAGGTTGTATGGGTTTTAAAAAATAATGGCGAATGGCAACCGTTTGATGTGAGAAACAAGAAAGCTTTTAGCCTGTCTCGTTTAATGCATTTTGCTCGGTGTTGTGCAAGTTTTAAGAAAAAAACAATAGACAACTATGAAAATCCTATTTTGAGCAGCAATTTAGCGAATGGTGAAAGGGTGCAGATTGTCCTTTCCCCTGTTACAGTTAATGATGAAACCATTTCCATATCCATAAGGATACCTAGCAAAACAACCTATCCTCATAGCTTCTTTGAAGAGCAGGGTTTTTATAATCTACTAGATAACAAAGAACAAGCGATCAGTGCGATTAAAGATGGTATTGCTATTGGTAAAAATGTGATTGTTTGTGGTGGCACAGGAAGCGGTAAAACGACTTATATCAAAAGCATCATGGAGTTTATCCCCAAAGAAGAAAGGATCATATCCATTGAAGACACCGAAGAGATTGTATTCAAACACCACAAGAACTACACACAGCTTTTTTTTGGTGGGAATATCACCTCTGCTGATTGCTTAAAGTCATGTTTGAGAATGCGGCCTGATAGAATCATTTTAGGGGAACTCAGAAGCAGTGAGGCATACGATTTTTATAATGTGCTTTGTAGCGGCCATAAAGGCACGCTAACCACTCTGCATGCAGGGAGCAGTGAAGAAGCGTTTATTCGTTTAGCTAACATGAGTTCATCTAATAGCGCAGCAAGGAATATCAAGTTTGAAAGTCTCATTGAAGGCTTTAAAGATTTGATTGATATAATCGTTCATATCAACCACCACAAACAGTGTGATGAATTTTATATCAAACATAGGTAG